In one Carassius carassius chromosome 14, fCarCar2.1, whole genome shotgun sequence genomic region, the following are encoded:
- the LOC132157082 gene encoding mini-chromosome maintenance complex-binding protein-like: MPTVQDWINNSLAVVDGLFAQSNSSPDWEKKVVEYFKEKLKINDAHTWVPSLNDVPLHYLKPNSLVKFRCMVQDMFDPEFFMGVYETNDPTSNSKQVKCGKYKDITEGGQVDFNSRNMVTSERQTFYCVPIPGESQWAKESYASTNQARVVPSTSFVPNRHKRSYEEDNEMDTQPQQMKDVSQGAQRSTESHGNTEPKRQETEAPSHDSSQSHCTSSLDLNFPLPGEKGPACLVKVYEDWDSFKLNDMLEVFGILSVDPALSVIADEREASSLLDPTEGMETVEEQRVHSPPASLVPRLHMLYAQSLVQNNPLLLSSAPENNDLSGALGELASVRAELLTYLTHVLMGDSLAAEYLILHLISNVYSRRDVLPLGKFTLNLSGCPHSSPYTEHLYKVIQQLVPSSYRLCMSLHNMNNQRMVPRKDYTANRLVSGTLQLANNTSLFLDETQLEQGQLDATGVRNITALGNLISWQKVDYDFNYHQMEFPCNINVLITSEGRSLLPSDSQVHLQPTLNPPNLEEYLSAVQVAQVPSQLTKYRIYLSVVRALNYTISDEITKAVEEDFVEMRKDDPQSMSAEDLHRLLVVARLLSLSHGQNTLSRDGWMKAKQLEALRISRSQQQKCVNGNEP, translated from the exons ATGCCGACGGTTCAGGACTGGATCAATAACTCGCTGGCTGTTGTTGACGGGCTGTTTG CCCAGAGTAACTCCAGTCCAGACTGGGAGAAGAAAGTTGTGGAGTATTTCAAAGAGAAACTGAAGATAAACGACGCTCATACATGG GTTCCATCTCTGAATGATGTTCCCCTGCACTACCTGAAGCCTAATAGCCTCGTGAAATTTCGTTGCATGGTTCAGGATATGTTTGATCCAGAATTTTTCATGGGTGTTTATGAGACGAATGATCCCACATCTAATTCTAAA CAGGTGAAATGTGGAAAATACAAAGATATCACAGAGGGTGGG CAGGTGGACTTCAACTCAAGAAACATGGTTACTTCAGAGAGACAAACCTTTTATTGTGTCCCCATCCCAGGAGAATCCCAATGGGCCAAAGAA AGCTATGCAAGTACCAATCAGGCACGAGTGGTGCCCTCCACTTCCTTTGTCCCAAACAGGCATAAGCGCAGCTATGAAGAGGACAACGAGATGGACACGCAGCCccaacagatgaaagatgttagTCAAG GAGCTCAGAGATCTACAGAGTCTCATGGCAACACTGAGCCGAAGCGTCAGGAGACCGAAGCTCCCAGCCATGACTCATCTCAGTCACACTGCACATCCAGTCTGGACCTCAACTTCCCTTTGCCTGGAGAAAAGGGCCCAGCCTGTCTTGTTAAG GTGTATGAGGACTGGGACAGTTTCAAACTGAATGACATGTTGGAAGTATTTGGCATCCTTTCTGTGGACCCTGCCTTGAGCGTGATTGCAGATGAGAG AGAGGCGTCTTCACTGCTGGACCCAACAGAAGGTATGGAGACTGTGGAGGAGCAAAGAGTTCACAGCCCGCCAGCATCCCTCGTACCGCGACTGCATATGCTGTATGCCCAGTCTCTCGTGCAAAACAACCCACTACTGCTCTCTAGTGCACCGGAGAATAACG ATTTGAGTGGTGCTCTTGGGGAACTGGCTTCGGTCCGAGCAGAGCTGCTCACCTACCTCACACATGTCCTGATGGGGGATTCCCTCGCGGCAGAGTACCTCATTCTCCATCTCATCTCCAATGT ATACAGCAGACGGGATGTTCTTCCTTTGGGCAAATTCACCTTAAATCTCAGTGGCTGTCCTCACAGCTCTCCATACACTGAGCATCTCTACAAAGTCATCCAACAGCTTGTGCCATCT TCATACCGGCTATGCATGAGCCTGCATAACATGAACAACCAGAGGATGGTGCCCCGGAAAGATTACACAGCTAACCGCCTGGTGAGTGGGACACTTCAGCTGGCCAACAACACGTCATTGTTTCTGGATGAGACACAGCTGGAGCAGGGCCAACTGGACGCCACAG GTGTGCGAAACATCACCGCGCTGGGGAACCTGATCTCCTGGCAGAAGGTTGATTACGACTTCAACTACCACCAGATGGAATTCCCCTGCAATATTAACGTGCTTATCACATCTGAGGGTCGatcgctcctcccg TCTGACAGTCAGGTTCACCTGCAGCCCACGCTAAACCCACCTAACCTGGAGGAGTACCTGAGTGCCGTGCAGGTGGCGCAGGTTCCATCTCAGCTCACCAAGTATCGCATCTATCTGAGTGTGGTTCGTGCCCTGAACTACACTATTTCAGATGAGATCACAAAG GCAGTAGAAGAAGACTTTGTAGAGATGCGAAAAGATGACCCTCAGAGTATGTCTGCAGAAGACCTCCATAGGCTGCTGGTTGTTGCGAG GTTGCTCTCATTAAGTCACGGGCAGAACACACTCTCCAGAGATGGCTGGATGAAAGCGAAGCAGCTAGAGGCTTTGAGAATAAGTCGATCACAGCAGCAGAAATGTGTGAACGGAAACGAGCCTTAA